The region TTGACGACCTCCCGGAGCCAGCCCGGCGCGATCTCCGAGATGAAGAGCGCGCCGGCGACGCCGAGCGGGCCGGCGATCGCCATCGCGATGACCGTCGTGACGAAGGTCCCCCACATCAGCGGGGTGAGCGAGTACACCGCGTCGCTGGTGTCCCACAGCGGCGGGGACGTGTCCGTGACGAGGCTCACCCCCTCCTGTTGGATCATCGGCAGCGCCTCCCGGAAGATGAACACGACGATCAGCCCCATCGTCACGATCGTCGAGGCGGTCGCGACGAACGTGAGGCTCTTCGCGGTCTCGGCCTGGTGGGCGTACCAGCCGTAGGCGACGACCAGGACCAATCCGAGCAGGAACACCGCGGTGAGTCCCGTGTTGAGGAGGAAGCTCCCGAACGCGCCGAGCAGGCAGACAAGACCGATACCGCCGGCGACGAGGGCGCTCCAGTCGGCCGACTCGTCGGTCCCGGCCGAGCCGAGGGACCGTCTGAGTTCGTCTATCGTCGACATTTTGCTCCGTTCATGAAAAACATTGAGTCGGTATGGAACCGCTTAGCCGCTGGTCGTGCCGGGCATGCCGGTCGTGCTGGCCGAGCCGTTCGAACCGCTGGAACCGTTCGAGCTACTGGAGTTGGCTGCACTGCCGAGATTGAAGTCGCCGGTCGGCTCCGGAAGCTTCCCGAGTTCCTCCTGTATCCGGGAGTCCGGCAGCATGAAGTAATCGTTCGCCTCGACGAAGTTCTCCTGGCCGTACGGGCTGAGGAGCATCCGAAGGAAGGCGGCTTCCTTCTGTGAGGTGTCCTGCCAGGTGTAGCAGTGCAGGTCACGGGCGAGCGGGTAGCCCCGCTCACCGAGGTTCTCGCCCGGCGTGTAGGTCGTCCCGTCGATTTCGAGCGAGACCGCGGGTGCCTGGCCGCCGACGAACGCGAGCGCGGCGTAGGCGATGGCGTTGTCGGAGTTGAGGACCGTGGTTCGAACCTGCTGGTTCTGGCCGATCCGGGCGTCACAGCCGTCGATCGGTGCGTCCGCGCTCCCGAAGAGGTTCGAGCGGAACGAGGTGTCGGTCCCCGACCCCTCCGAGCGACAAATCGCCTGTATCTCCTTTTCGGGGCCGCTGTAGGCACCGATCTCGCTCCACTGCTGGATGTCGCCCTTGTAGATCCCCTTGAGCTCCGGTCCGGTGATCGTATCGACACCGGCGTCGTAGACCGCCTGGCTGACCATGATCGGCTGGCCGTCGACGCCGACGACGTGGTCGACGAACTTGTCGAGCGTCGACTGGTCGGCGTCCGGGAGCTCCTCCTTCGCCGTCGCGCTCGCGTCGCCGATGTCAACCTGGCCGTCCATCAGCTTCTCGATACCGGTGCCCGAGTGGCTCAGACCGACGTTGACGAGGTACGGCGGCTGACCCTGGTTGTCGCCCCCGTCGAGACCGTACGCGCTCGCGAAGTAGCTCGCCATCGGCAGGTCGGTCTCGATGCCGTAGTCGCTCGGCATCCAGTAGTCCTCGTCGCCCGCCGGTGGGTTCGAGTTCCAGACCGACGCGCCGTTGCTGGTGATCGGGTAGACCGTCGAGGAACCGTCGGCGGTCAGCGGCTGGCTCGCCTGCTGGCCGCTGCTCCCGCCGGAGGAGTTGCCCCCGCCCTGCGAGCCGTTGCCGCTCTGGTTGCCGCCGCCGCTGCCGTTACTCCCGTTACCCCCGTCCGAACCCCCGGTACACCCCGCGAGCGCGACGGCGCCCCCGGCTCCGATCGTGGCGATGGCATCCCGCCGTGTGAATTCTCGCGTCATCGCCAGATGATGGCCGCGATAACAATATAGTGTTTTCGAATTCTATATATATTGTGGTCCGTTCCAGTATATTCGTCTCCATATCGCTATGTCCCGATCCTTTCGGATCTATACGGATCGTTCGCTACAGAGACGAGTGGGCGCAAAAAGTGACGTCTAGTCCGCTCTACCCGACTTTCAATATCGTTCGTTTCGTGAATCGGTCGTTTCGCTTCCGGGCGAGTCACGGATATGTAGTAATTATATTTCTATATAGTATTCGGTAGTGCGTGGGAGCGGTTTCGGCAACCGTGAAGCGACTGCACCGAATACGCCCTGTTCGTCTCCCCCGCGTGGACGAGGCGACGGGGATTCGTCGATTGGCACGGCCGTTTCCCGCTCGAACACCGTGGTCCGGATCGGGTGCTCGTTTCCGATGGGTTAACCCCGCCGACGTCGAAGCGCGGGACGAGATGCGAGACGAACCGAGCCGACGCGACGTTCGCGAGACCTACGACCGTATCGGCGGGCACTTCTCGCGCACGCGCGAGCACCCGTGGCCGGCGGTCGAGCGGTTCATCGAGCGAGCGGACCGTGTCGGTACCGGGCTCGACCTCGGCTGTGGCAACGCGCGCCACGCCGAGGTGATGGCGGGTCGCGCCGAGCGGGTCGTCGGGGTCGACCTGAGCCGCAGCGTACTCGACGCCGCCCGCGAACGCCGCCGGGAGCACGGGTTCGCGGTCGAGCTCTGTCAGGCCGACGCGACGGCCCTCCCGCTCGCCACTCGGAGCGTCGGGCTCGCGGTCTACATCGCCGCGGTCCACCACCTCCCGACACGGGATGCGCGTCTCGCGAGCCTCGACGAACTCGCGCGGGTGCTCACGCCGGACGGGCGCGCGCTCGTCAGCGCGTGGAGCACGACCCACGACCGGTTCGACCGGGAGGAGGGGTTCGATACCACCGTCGACTGGACGCTTCCCGGCGGCGAGACGGTGGCCCGCTACTACCACATCTACGACCCCGCGGAGTTCGCGGCCGACCTGGAGCGAAGCCGGCTCGACGTCGAGCGGACGTTCGAGGAGCGCGGGAACTGCTATGGAGTCGTCGCGGGGCGCGCCGAAGGGAAACCGACTTAGTGACCGCGGTGGGAAAGGGCGTTGGGAGCGCCAGTGGTGAGGCGGATACCGTCCGTCGAGACACGGTGCGAACGTGATAAGCGCCGGTGGTCTAGCGGTAGGACAATGGCCTTCCAAGCCATTAGCCCGGGTTCGACTCCCGGCCGGCGCAGTACCGTTCCACTTCGGAGACCGCTGTCGTCTCCGTAGGACTAAGTGCGATTGCGCAGTAAATCGACGGTGGAGAGGGGTACGACGATGAACACCGGGCAGAAAGGGGACATCGCCGAAACGCGAGCAATTGCAGAACTGGTGGAGCTGGGTTATCGGGTCTCGGTTCCCACATCCGGCCACTGTCCATACGACCTCGTTCTCGATACCGATGACGAGCTGCTGAAGATACAGGTCAAACACGCGACGCTCCGCGACGACGAGCGAATGCTCCGGTGCTCGTTGAAACGTTCGAATCCGAACGCAACCGGGACGAACGATAGCTACTATGGGGCGAACGAGGTCGATGCATATCTCATTTTCTGTCCCGAAAAGGAGACACTGTACTGGATCGATTTCGACGACGCACCGGCTGCGAACGTCGTTCTCCGATTCGAATCATCGGTCGACCACCCCGGTATTCGATGGGCCGATGAGTACGAGCTGTGACCGCTGGTCCGGGTTCGACTCCCGGCTGGCGCATGGTTCGTCGGTAGGAGGCTCCTTCGACATCGCTCGAAACCAGGATAGACGGGCGTTTCGGGGGTTCGTCCGGACGATAGCGGAGTTCACAAAACTTATCTCCACGCCCGTCCCTCGTTCATTCGATTCGTCAGGATCAGCATGGGATACAACACCGGATGGCGGTACCGCATCGCGAGCAGCGTCGGTACGTGCGTCCTCGTCGTCCTCTCGGTCGTCGTCGCGAACCACCCGTTCGTCCAATCGGCGATGACGGCGATCCCGCCGTTCGACCGACTCACACCGACGGTGCTCGGGAGTCGGAGCCTGCTGTTAGCGATCACGACGGCGCTTCCGGTCGTTCTGGTCGCCGTGGTCACCCTCTTCAAACCCCAACCACGCCGGATCCTGGATACGGTCTCGGTCACGCTCCGGCGGGTACTGACCGCCGCGTTCGCGCTCGCGGCGATCGGCTACTTCGATTACAGCTATCGGTTGCCGCGGACGACCCTGCTTCTCTCGACGGCCCTGTTGTGTCTCGGTCTGCCGGCGTGGTTCGTCGCCATTCGCCGCCGGCCCGAGACGACGACCGACCGCGTGCTCCTCATCGGCGACGACCCCGACGCGATGGACGAGGTGCTCCGAGCCGCCGACTTCCCGGTGATCGGCTACATCGCGCCCGCAATGCGTTACGAGACCGGGCCCGGTCGAGCGACGATCGAACTCGCCGACGGCGGCACCCGGATCGGGACGCGCCTCGACGGGATCGAGTGTCTGGGGGGCCTCTCGAACCTCGACGACGTGCTGGTCGAGCACAACATCGACACCGCCGTGCTCGCGTTCGAACGCTCCGACCGGACCGAGTTCTTCGGTGCGCTCGCGACGTGTTACACCCACGGCGTGGTCGCGAAGGTCCACCGCAAGCACGCCGACAGCGTCCTCACGAGCGAGGCGAGCGGGGAGACGCTCATCGACACCAACCTCGAACCCTGGGACCCACAGGACCGCGCGGTCAAACGCGCCTTCGACGTCTGCTTCGCGTTCGTCGGGCTCGTCGCGCTCCTCCCCATCATCATCGTCATCGCGGTCGGGATCAAACTCGACGACGGCGGCCCGCTGTTCTACGCCCAAGAACGCACCGCGGAGTTCGGCGAGACGTTTCAGGTGCTCAAGTTCCGGAGCATGGTGCCGGACAGCGAGGACGCGACCCCGATAGACGACCGCGAGAACACGCGGATCACCCGTGTCGGACGTCTGCTCCGACGCACCCACTTCGACGAGATCCCACAACTGGTCTCGATCCTCGTCGGCGACATGAGCGTGGTCGGACCGCGGGCGGTCTGGGTCGACGAGGAACCGAAACTCGAAGCCGAGATCCGGACCTGGCGAAAGCGCTGGTTCGTCAAACCCGGCCTCACGGGGCTGGCCCAGATCAACCGGGTCTCGAGCACCGACCCCCAGGCGAAGTTCCGATACGACATCAAATACATCAACGAACAGTCGTTCTGGTTCGACCTCCAGATCGTTATCCGACAGGTCTGGCAGGTCGTCACCGACCTGGTGCAGGTCACACGGGTCTGAAGCCTCGAATCGTCCGACAGCGCCTTCGACTCGAAACGACCCGAGTCGGGGATCCGTACGAGCGTCCCGCGATAGTGCCAATATATATCAAACCTACATGATAGACCAATACTGATTTATCGGAACCCATATTACACTCCCGAGACAACCCTATTTCCACGGAGTATCGAGGACAGCCATGACTGGATCAGAACTCATCTGGCGGATCGCGGGCGGTTCCGGTGACGGGATCGACTCGACCAGCCAGAACTTTACGAAGGCGCTGATGCGTGCCGGACTGCATGTATTCACACACAGACACTATCCCTCCCGGATCCGGGGTGGACACACCTACGTCGAGGTGCGTGCCGCCGACCATCCGGTGAAATCCCGGGGTGATGGCTACGACTTCCTGCTCGCGCTGGGCGACAGTTTCGCCCGCAACCCACAGGCCAGCGGCGAGGCCTACTACGGGAACGAGGAGGCCAAGCCGCTCTCCGAGAACCTCGACGAGTTGCGAGAGGGGGGCGTGATCGTCTACGACGAGGGGCTGCTCGACGCCGACGAGATCGAGGACTTCGACGAGCGCGTCGAGGAGAACGACTGGCACGTCTACCCGCTCGATCTCCGTGGGCTGGCGCGCGAACACGGTCGCGAGATCATGCGCAACACCGCGGGCGTAGCCGCCACCGCCGCCCTCATCGGGATGGAGACCGACCCGTTCGAGGAGCTGATGAACGACCGGATGAGCGGCGACATCCTCGAAACCAACATCACCGTCCTCGAAGAGGCCTACGAAGAGGTCGATTCGAAGGACTTCTCACACGACATCGAGGTGCCGACGGGCAGCCACGACGAGGAGCAGGTCCTGGTCAACGGCAGCCACGGGGTCGCCTACGGCGCGCTCGACGAGGGCTGTCGGTTCATCGCGGGCTACCCGATGACCCCGTGGACCGACGTCTTCACCACGATGAGCCAGCACCTCCCCGAGTTCGGGGGGATCTCCGAGCAGGTCGAGGACGAGATCGCCGCCGCGGCGCTCGCCATCGGGGCCTCCCACGCTGGCGTGAAGGCGATGAGCGGTTCCTCGGGCGGGGGATTCGCGTTGATGAGCGAACCCCTCGGGCTGGCGGAGATGACCGAGACGCCGCTCGTGCTCGTCGAGGCGATGCGGGCGGGTCCCTCGACCGGGATGCCGACCAAGCCCGAGCAGGGCGACCTCGAACACGTTCTCTACACCAGCCAGGGCGACTCGAACCGCGTCGTGTTCGCCCCCGGCACGGTCGAGGAGTGCTACGAACAGTCGCGCGAGGCCTTCCGGATCGCCTACGAGTACCAGATTCCGACCATCATCGCCATCGACCAGAAGCTTGCGGGCGAACTCGTGAGCGTGCCCGCGAGCGTCTTCGACCGCGAACCCAACCCGGACCTCGGCAGCGTCCTCACCGAAGAGGAGATCAGCGAGGCGGCCCACCACGAGTCGGGGAAGTACAACCGCTTCCAGCACGACCCCGAGAACGGCGTCAGCCCGCGGACGATCCCGGGCCAGTCGGGTGGCCGCTTCCTCGCGTCGGGGAACGAGCACACCCCGCAGGGCCACATCGAGGAGGACCCCGACAACCGCGTGGCGCAGGTCGACCGCCGGACCCGCAAACTCGAAGCCATCCGTGACGACCTCGACGGGAAGGAGACGTCCCAGCAGACCCCCTACGGACCCGAGGACGCCGACCACGGCATCCTCGTCTGGGGCAGTCAGCAGGGAACCGTCGAGGAGGCCGTCGACCGCCTCAACGACCAGGGGGAGTCGGTGAAATCGCTCGGCGTCAGCGACCTGATGCCGTACCCGAAGGAGGAGGTGACCGAGTTCCTCGAATCCGTCGACGAGTGTCTCGTCGTCGAGATGAACATCACGGCGCAGTTCCGCGGCCTCACGCAGAAGGAGCTGGGGCGGTTCGGCGAGAAGATGTCGAGCCTCCTGAAGTACAACGGCAATCCGTTCGAACCCGCCGAGGTCGTCGAAGGGTTCGAGATCCAGATCAACGGCGGGGACGAGCCACCGAACGCACAGGTGCGCATCGAACCCGCAGCAGGTGACTAACATGAGTGCATTCAGCGCCATCGGCAGCGGGGAACAGGACGAGGAGATCGACCGCGACGCGTTCACACCGGGCATCGAGCCCCAGCCGACGTGGTGTCCCGGTTGTGGCGACTTCGGGGTGCTCAAGGCACTCAAGGGCGCGATGCCGGAGGTCGGCCGGTCGCCGGACGAGACGCTGCTCGTGACCGGCATCGGCTGTTCGGGCAAGCTCTCGAGCTACTTCGACTCCTACGGGATGCACTCGATCCACGGCCGCTCGCTCCCGGTCGCGCGCGCGGCGAAGCTCGCGAACCCCGACCTCGAAGTCATCGCGGCGGGCGGTGACGGTGACGGCTATGGGATCGGCGGGAACCACTTCATGCACACCGCCCGCGAGAACCACGACATGACCTACATCGTGTTCAACAACGAGATCTTCGGTCTCACGAAGGGCCAGACCTCACCGACGAGCCCGAAGGGTCACAAGTCCAAGACCCAGCCCCACGGCTCGGCGAAGGACCCCGTGCGACCGCTCTCGATGTCGCTGTCGGCCGGTGCCTCCTACATCGCCCGCACCGCGGCGGTCAACCCCCGCCAGGCGACCGAGATCATCACCGAAGCCATCGAACACGACGGCTTCGCCCACATCGACTTCCTGACCCAGTGTCCGACCTGGAACAAGGACGCGAAGCAGTACGTGCCCTACACCGACGTCCAGCAGTCCGAGGACTACGACTTCGACGTCACCGACCGCCGCGAGGCGGCCGAGATAATGCACGAGACCGAGGACAAGCTCCACGAGGGCGAGGTCCTCACCGGGCGATTCTACGTCGACGAGAACCGGCACTCGTACGGCCAGGAGAAGCGCTCGACGGGCGAGATGCCCGAGGAGCCGCTCGCCGAACGCTACTTCGACGAGGACTACGAGTGGGAGCGCAGCTACGACCTGCTCGACGCCCACAGATAACGCCGCGCCGAACGTTCGAATTTTTCCGCTTCGACTCAGCCGCACCGACCCGTCCCATCACTGTCCCTCGATTCGACAGGGATACCGTGCCGAGGGCGCGGCGACCGCGTCGGTGAATGATTGCGATACTCCTGCGGAGCGGTGGGGTCGGCGGTCCCGAGGGGTTATCTCGGACGCCGAGGATCGGTATTCATGAGCGCGCTCGACCGCCTGTACCAGCCGGCGTACGTCGGCGAGAACCGATGCTTTCCCTGCACCACCGTCAACCTCGGGGTCGCCCTCGTGCTCTCGACCGGATTGGTGCTCGTCGTCGGCGGGGTACTCGTCCCGATGGCCGGCCTCGTGGTCTCGATCGCCGTTATCCACTTCCGTGGCTACCTGGTTCCGGGTACGCCGGAACTCACGAAGCGGTATCTCCCCGACAGCGTACTTCGATCGTTCGACAAAACACCGACGACCCCGGCATCCGCCGCCGGGAACGACGGTGACGGAGTCGACGTCGAACGACTGCTGGTCGCCGCCGACGCGCTCGAACCCCGCGAGGACGGTTCCGACCTCCGTCTCACTGGGGCGTTCCGAGACGCGTGGCACGAGCGCATCGGGACGCGGCGCTCGACGGCCATCGACGAGAGCCACCTCGCGAACGCACTCGGCATCCCCGAGAACGCCGAGACCCGTGTCATGCCCGACGGCGACGCCTTCGTCGCCACCACCGCGACCACCCTGATCGCACAGTGGCCGTCCCGGACGGCGGCGCTCGCCGATGTGACCGCCGCGGACGTACTCGACGAGCGGCTGTCGGGATGGGAGCGGTTCGAACCCGCCCGACGGGCGGACGTCCTGGCCGCGCTCCGCATCTTCCTCGACCGGTGTCCGACCTGTGAGGGAGCGATCGACACCAGCGAGGGACACGTCTCCTCGTGCTGTCGCTCCTTTCAGGTGCTCACCTTCTCGTGTACGGAGTGCGGCTCCCGGCTCTACGAGATGGACCTGGACCGCTTCGAGGCCACGGCGGCCGAGTGAACCGGTCCGAACACCACCCGACGAACTTCGACCATCGGGGGTTCCGAGAAGTCGGTAACGAACGGCCGTCCGGCGACGCGACCGCGAGATCGGGAGCCCGAGGGGTGTGTTCCGGCCGAAAGACGGGTTTCCGATTCGGAAGATATTTTTTCACCGACGCCAATTACTACTCATGAGCGTCGACTCAACCGAGGACCGCATCCTCTCCGTTCTCGAAGAGGATGCGCAGGCCTCCTATGCGGCCATCGCGGACCGGGCGGGGGTCTCGAAACCCACGGTTCGAAAGTACATCGACAAGCTCGAGACCGACGGGGTGATCACGGGCTACTCCGCCGATATCGACCCGAAGAAACTCTCGGGGCGCTCGATCGCGCTGGTCGGCATCGAGGTCGAGAGCGGGCGGTACGTCGAGGCGGTTCGCGCCATCGAGGCGCTCGAGGAGATCGAGTCCCTCTACTCATCCAGCGGCGACCACATGCTGATGGCCGAGATCCGCGCCCCCGACGGCGACGCCGTGGGGCGGGTTATCTCCGATAAGATCCTCTCGGTCGAGGGTGTCACCGCCGCCCATCCCTCCTTCCTCCAAGAGCGGCTCAAGTAACGGATTTTTCCAGTCGGCGAGTAGCCGTCACTCGTTCTCGAAGAGGTCGTCGACCGCCGACTCCGCCGCGAGCACCGCCTCCTCGGCGACCATCTCGGGGTCCGGGTCCGCGGGCGCGTCGAGGTAGACGTCGACGTCGAGAACGCCGTCCTCGAAGCGTACCGTGACGTCGAGGTCGCGGATCGCCGATTGTTTGTACCGCGACAGAACCAGTCCCTCGGCGGCATCGCTGGCCGTCTCGGCGACGGCCTCGTCGGTCGGCATCTATCCGCCGGCGCTCGGGCCGGGGCCCATCCCGCCCGGGCCGCCGGGGCCGCCCGCACCCGGACCGCCACCGCCGCTCAGCATCTCCTGAAGCTCGCTCTGGAGGTCCTCGAACTGCTCGCGGACGCGGTCCTCCTGCTTCTGGAGCGTCTCGACGCGGACTTCGAGGCTCGATACCTTGTCCTCGAGGTCGTCCTTCGCCTCGTCGTACTCGGTCTCGATCAGGAGCTCGCCGACCTCGCGGTACATCGTGGCGTCACCCTCGAGGTCGTCGAGCTCGTCGAGCGCGGTCTGTGAGGAGGTCAGCGTGCTCTCGGCCTGCTGTTTCTGGGCTGCGACCTGCTGAGCGCTGTCCTGGAGGTCCTGGAGCTGCTCGATCTTCTCCTGTGCTTCCGGCGGAAGGTTACCCTGCATACAGCCTTCGTGGCCGCCCGGAGGGAAAAACCCCTGCTTTCGGGACCACGCCGCATCACGAGAGTGGGCTCGCGCCCGAAGCGAACCACCGAAGTATATACCGCCGGGCATCCGTTGAACACCGGATAATCGTCGTGAGTCCGGATCTACCCTTCGTCGTAGCAGTGGTCATCCTGTTCGCGCTCAGTATCTCGAACATCGCCCTCGGTCTCACCGGTGAGCGTATCCGGACGGCGAGCGGCAAGCGACTCGCCGGCTTCGGACTGATCTTCCTCGCGGCCGGGATCCAGCTTTCCGTCGCCAACGACTTGATTCGCGCGTCGCTTCTGACCTACGGGGTCGGGGGAGCGAGTCTCGTCGCCGGATGCGTCGTCGCTGGCATCGCCTGGTGTCAGACCAGGGACAGCAGTCGGATCCGGAAAAGGGAGTAACCATCGACCTGCGTTCCGGAGGAACGGCGGCGTCCAGGCGAAACGGAGGCGTTCAGCGAGGCTCCGATCCGTCCGCTCCGGCCGCCGCACACCGCTCCGCGACACCGACCAACGAGAGCCACGTGTTCTGGCCCGCCCGGAGCGCCACGAGGTCCGCCGCGTCGATGGTCATCCGGATCTCGTCGCCGTCGCGGGCGAGCGTCGCCGTCGTCCGGTCGCCCTCGATGTCGCCGATCTCGGGTTCGAGGCTTCGCTCGACGAGGGCCGCGTCGCTCGCGGCGTCGTAGTCGAGGGTCAGAACCGTCTCGTGGCGCACGCTACTCGACGTCGACTTCCTTGACGTCGCGGGCGCGCTCCTTCAACAGGACGCGGTGTCCGCAGTAGGGACATCGAACGCCGCCGTAGTCGTCGAGTTCGACGTCGCGCTTGCACCGCGAACACTTGTAGCTCACTCGTCGTTCTCCTCGGCGAGCGCCGCCCGGATCGAGCGCTTGACGGTGCGGCCACCGGGCGTCTCGGGGCGGTAGGCCCCGCCGGTGAACGTCTCACCGGTCTCCTCGTTCTTCCAGACGCCCGTCCCGACGCGGGTCACGTCGTCGCCGTCGACCGTCGCGTCCTCCATGCCCGCCTCGATCTCGGCGACGCGTCGCCGCGAGACGCGGCCGTACCGCGCGCCGAACCGACCCGCACTTCCGGCTTTCTTGTTGACCATAGTGGATCCCGGTAGACCGGCGCGCGGCTAAAACCCTTCGTGTTCGTCGCGGTGGCCGGTCTCACGCCGCCCGAAAGCCCGCCTCGTCGAGCCCCGCGTTCAGGTCCCCGCGAACCCGCTCGCCCTGGGCGCGGTCGGCGGCGGTCGTCACCACCCGGACCTCCTGGACGCTGGAGCCGTCCCGAACCAGCAGCCGAACGTTGCCCGTCCCGTCCGCCCGGGTCGCCTTCGCCCGAACGCCCGTGCGCGACCCGCGACCGCCGGCGTCGATCGGTCCCGGAATGACCTTCTTGACGTGGGGGTGGTCCGCGGCGAGGCGCACGATCCGCTTGCCCTCCCGGCCGCCGACCAGC is a window of Halococcus hamelinensis 100A6 DNA encoding:
- a CDS encoding PstS family phosphate ABC transporter substrate-binding protein — encoded protein: MTREFTRRDAIATIGAGGAVALAGCTGGSDGGNGSNGSGGGNQSGNGSQGGGNSSGGSSGQQASQPLTADGSSTVYPITSNGASVWNSNPPAGDEDYWMPSDYGIETDLPMASYFASAYGLDGGDNQGQPPYLVNVGLSHSGTGIEKLMDGQVDIGDASATAKEELPDADQSTLDKFVDHVVGVDGQPIMVSQAVYDAGVDTITGPELKGIYKGDIQQWSEIGAYSGPEKEIQAICRSEGSGTDTSFRSNLFGSADAPIDGCDARIGQNQQVRTTVLNSDNAIAYAALAFVGGQAPAVSLEIDGTTYTPGENLGERGYPLARDLHCYTWQDTSQKEAAFLRMLLSPYGQENFVEANDYFMLPDSRIQEELGKLPEPTGDFNLGSAANSSSSNGSSGSNGSASTTGMPGTTSG
- a CDS encoding class I SAM-dependent methyltransferase, producing MRDEPSRRDVRETYDRIGGHFSRTREHPWPAVERFIERADRVGTGLDLGCGNARHAEVMAGRAERVVGVDLSRSVLDAARERRREHGFAVELCQADATALPLATRSVGLAVYIAAVHHLPTRDARLASLDELARVLTPDGRALVSAWSTTHDRFDREEGFDTTVDWTLPGGETVARYYHIYDPAEFAADLERSRLDVERTFEERGNCYGVVAGRAEGKPT
- a CDS encoding group I intron-associated PD-(D/E)XK endonuclease; this encodes MERGTTMNTGQKGDIAETRAIAELVELGYRVSVPTSGHCPYDLVLDTDDELLKIQVKHATLRDDERMLRCSLKRSNPNATGTNDSYYGANEVDAYLIFCPEKETLYWIDFDDAPAANVVLRFESSVDHPGIRWADEYEL
- a CDS encoding sugar transferase, with protein sequence MGYNTGWRYRIASSVGTCVLVVLSVVVANHPFVQSAMTAIPPFDRLTPTVLGSRSLLLAITTALPVVLVAVVTLFKPQPRRILDTVSVTLRRVLTAAFALAAIGYFDYSYRLPRTTLLLSTALLCLGLPAWFVAIRRRPETTTDRVLLIGDDPDAMDEVLRAADFPVIGYIAPAMRYETGPGRATIELADGGTRIGTRLDGIECLGGLSNLDDVLVEHNIDTAVLAFERSDRTEFFGALATCYTHGVVAKVHRKHADSVLTSEASGETLIDTNLEPWDPQDRAVKRAFDVCFAFVGLVALLPIIIVIAVGIKLDDGGPLFYAQERTAEFGETFQVLKFRSMVPDSEDATPIDDRENTRITRVGRLLRRTHFDEIPQLVSILVGDMSVVGPRAVWVDEEPKLEAEIRTWRKRWFVKPGLTGLAQINRVSSTDPQAKFRYDIKYINEQSFWFDLQIVIRQVWQVVTDLVQVTRV
- a CDS encoding 2-oxoacid:acceptor oxidoreductase subunit alpha, with the translated sequence MTGSELIWRIAGGSGDGIDSTSQNFTKALMRAGLHVFTHRHYPSRIRGGHTYVEVRAADHPVKSRGDGYDFLLALGDSFARNPQASGEAYYGNEEAKPLSENLDELREGGVIVYDEGLLDADEIEDFDERVEENDWHVYPLDLRGLAREHGREIMRNTAGVAATAALIGMETDPFEELMNDRMSGDILETNITVLEEAYEEVDSKDFSHDIEVPTGSHDEEQVLVNGSHGVAYGALDEGCRFIAGYPMTPWTDVFTTMSQHLPEFGGISEQVEDEIAAAALAIGASHAGVKAMSGSSGGGFALMSEPLGLAEMTETPLVLVEAMRAGPSTGMPTKPEQGDLEHVLYTSQGDSNRVVFAPGTVEECYEQSREAFRIAYEYQIPTIIAIDQKLAGELVSVPASVFDREPNPDLGSVLTEEEISEAAHHESGKYNRFQHDPENGVSPRTIPGQSGGRFLASGNEHTPQGHIEEDPDNRVAQVDRRTRKLEAIRDDLDGKETSQQTPYGPEDADHGILVWGSQQGTVEEAVDRLNDQGESVKSLGVSDLMPYPKEEVTEFLESVDECLVVEMNITAQFRGLTQKELGRFGEKMSSLLKYNGNPFEPAEVVEGFEIQINGGDEPPNAQVRIEPAAGD
- a CDS encoding thiamine pyrophosphate-dependent enzyme, whose translation is MSAFSAIGSGEQDEEIDRDAFTPGIEPQPTWCPGCGDFGVLKALKGAMPEVGRSPDETLLVTGIGCSGKLSSYFDSYGMHSIHGRSLPVARAAKLANPDLEVIAAGGDGDGYGIGGNHFMHTARENHDMTYIVFNNEIFGLTKGQTSPTSPKGHKSKTQPHGSAKDPVRPLSMSLSAGASYIARTAAVNPRQATEIITEAIEHDGFAHIDFLTQCPTWNKDAKQYVPYTDVQQSEDYDFDVTDRREAAEIMHETEDKLHEGEVLTGRFYVDENRHSYGQEKRSTGEMPEEPLAERYFDEDYEWERSYDLLDAHR
- the lrpA1 gene encoding HTH-type transcriptional regulator LrpA1, whose translation is MSVDSTEDRILSVLEEDAQASYAAIADRAGVSKPTVRKYIDKLETDGVITGYSADIDPKKLSGRSIALVGIEVESGRYVEAVRAIEALEEIESLYSSSGDHMLMAEIRAPDGDAVGRVISDKILSVEGVTAAHPSFLQERLK
- a CDS encoding DUF3194 domain-containing protein, with product MPTDEAVAETASDAAEGLVLSRYKQSAIRDLDVTVRFEDGVLDVDVYLDAPADPDPEMVAEEAVLAAESAVDDLFENE
- a CDS encoding prefoldin subunit beta yields the protein MQGNLPPEAQEKIEQLQDLQDSAQQVAAQKQQAESTLTSSQTALDELDDLEGDATMYREVGELLIETEYDEAKDDLEDKVSSLEVRVETLQKQEDRVREQFEDLQSELQEMLSGGGGPGAGGPGGPGGMGPGPSAGG
- a CDS encoding KEOPS complex subunit Pcc1 is translated as MRHETVLTLDYDAASDAALVERSLEPEIGDIEGDRTTATLARDGDEIRMTIDAADLVALRAGQNTWLSLVGVAERCAAAGADGSEPR
- a CDS encoding DNA-directed RNA polymerase subunit P, which encodes MSYKCSRCKRDVELDDYGGVRCPYCGHRVLLKERARDVKEVDVE
- a CDS encoding eL43 family ribosomal protein produces the protein MVNKKAGSAGRFGARYGRVSRRRVAEIEAGMEDATVDGDDVTRVGTGVWKNEETGETFTGGAYRPETPGGRTVKRSIRAALAEENDE